A window of the Butyricimonas virosa genome harbors these coding sequences:
- a CDS encoding FecR family protein, whose protein sequence is MKYNEKDIEFANQILTRRNKLDNELVEAWMSNPLHVEMLKEFVAIREEYTNWDFEIIKGEERERLQRAITRKKKRQLVMRWSVAASVILCVALSALYLWNDSDWFFEQKFPQQANWEQGKLAEVELILADGKRVPLGGSGRQIQDHGVFGIKDDSLQGLTYVQAKALDEKVTVVLYNTLKVPTGGFYQLELSDGTRVWLNAESELRFPVQFGTGEREVYLKGEAYFDVRKDVTRRFIVHLKESNVTVLGTSFNIKAYGDEDYIYTTLVEGKVRFTSEKEHEEVTLRPGMQSVLNLKSGKTELKEVEVEQFTAWRQGRFVFPSTTLGDLMCQLKRWYDIDVVYLSPEAKGYEFRGAINRDMDLKNVLAIVEKTSNVVFDINGRTIKVTIKNE, encoded by the coding sequence ATGAAGTATAACGAGAAAGATATAGAGTTTGCTAATCAGATTCTTACACGTCGAAATAAATTAGATAACGAGTTAGTTGAGGCTTGGATGAGTAATCCGTTGCACGTGGAGATGTTGAAGGAATTCGTTGCCATTCGGGAGGAATACACGAACTGGGATTTTGAGATAATAAAAGGTGAAGAGCGGGAGCGTTTACAGCGAGCCATTACTCGAAAGAAAAAACGTCAATTGGTTATGCGTTGGTCAGTGGCGGCATCCGTCATATTGTGTGTTGCGTTAAGTGCATTGTACTTGTGGAATGATTCCGATTGGTTTTTTGAACAAAAATTTCCTCAACAGGCCAATTGGGAGCAAGGTAAATTAGCTGAAGTTGAATTGATTTTGGCAGATGGAAAACGTGTTCCGTTAGGTGGTTCCGGGCGGCAAATTCAAGATCATGGAGTATTCGGTATTAAAGATGATTCTTTACAGGGGTTGACTTACGTGCAGGCAAAAGCGTTGGATGAAAAGGTGACGGTGGTTTTATACAACACGCTGAAAGTTCCGACGGGCGGTTTTTATCAATTAGAACTAAGTGATGGAACACGGGTTTGGTTGAATGCCGAATCGGAATTACGGTTTCCTGTACAATTCGGTACTGGGGAACGGGAGGTGTATTTAAAGGGAGAGGCATATTTTGATGTGCGGAAAGATGTAACCCGTCGTTTTATCGTTCATCTGAAAGAGTCGAATGTGACCGTGCTGGGAACTTCGTTTAATATCAAGGCGTATGGGGATGAGGATTATATATATACTACCTTGGTGGAGGGGAAAGTGCGGTTTACTTCGGAGAAAGAGCATGAAGAGGTAACTTTGCGACCGGGGATGCAAAGTGTTTTGAACTTGAAATCGGGTAAAACAGAATTGAAGGAGGTGGAAGTCGAGCAATTCACGGCTTGGCGACAGGGACGTTTTGTTTTCCCTTCTACTACTTTAGGGGATTTGATGTGTCAGTTGAAACGTTGGTATGATATTGATGTAGTTTATTTGTCCCCGGAGGCGAAAGGGTATGAATTCCGGGGAGCGATTAACCGGGATATGGATTTGAAAAACGTGTTGGCTATCGTGGAGAAGACAAGTAATGTTGTTTTTGATATAAATGGACGAACAATAAAAGTGACAATAAAAAATGAATAG
- a CDS encoding SusC/RagA family TonB-linked outer membrane protein gives MKKKFSLCHFGTYRGFFNLFHGVRVMIFLMLVGLTHVSATASSQNAVISLKLKDVSLEEAVRSAEKQLKQDFFFNKQEIDVNKKVSVDLENASVADFVRLVFGQNFGYELVDNVIVVSRKPATQVNVKSVEISGKVVDKDNAPLPGVTVLVKGTSLGTATDINGTYKLSIPDQQSIVLEFSFVGMKTKTVTYTGQKEINVVLEEDVSEMEEVVVTGYQKIERRKLTSSITTVDMDRLRMVNQPSIDKLLQGQVPGMTIVSTSGAPGAVPQIRIRGTSTISGNVQPLWVVDGIILEDPVDANVDDLLNNRNLIASGIGGVNVDDIESINVLKDAAATAIYGTRAANGVIVITSKKGTAGKTRVTYNGSITMGMRPKLKDAYMMNSKDRIDVNMEMLAQGLLKASSNGAGQYGTVSDFERYFIDVHDHKMTWEQFQDRVNQLETVNTDWFKYLFRNSITHRHSISISGGSENTTFYLSGSYMDEQATAKSVGMDTYTMAAKVFTKLRHNLRIGGMLDVNMRNNKSFFASDSRENPYEWAIYTTRAHNAYDENGDFNYMYYNDLKFNFLENREQSWRKSKSFGLKGTVDIEWKILPDLTFTSLFSFSKSNTTDVDVATEDSYFVRARQKDMQDNTTFEPVWHDGGYRQSKGTNNSSITFRNQISYMPVINEDHRFDVMVGQEIRTSKYEEEKIQIYGYAHDRGHQQILQLDLMAKLGVPYWTESMNETAAVSWFGVAGYTYKNRYTVSFNARTDGSNRFGLKTNDLFQPLWSVGFNYQVKEENFLKDVQWLTYLTLKGSYGSQGNVADAYSDLVAKVGTIDAIKKENYLVIDAPKNPNLKWEKNYSTNLALEFGLFNRRIAGTLEYYYKKGVDLLGKKQVSLVSGFPSVSVNWASMKNTGWEFSLNTINIDTHGFRWTSNFNFGYNYNEILDVYSTPTYGSMTNAQRTDYASAAIVGKPINGLWSYKYAGLNEEGRAQFYNEKGEKVLKGMNNIEGLVYSGTTMPLVQGGFTNTFMYKNVTLSVLLVGNFGNVIRLRNMTDGQAFAYPAATQNMSKEWASRWRKPGDEAFTDIPRLEANEFDDAVFYPYPSNGTMYNNSDLRTVKGDFVRLQNISLSYDLNLKKLRDLGIQNIRFMLQGNNLHVWKNSKLKGQDPEATGAIMKYGSTSSANVSFGNTYLPLSRTYSFSLSVQF, from the coding sequence ATGAAAAAAAAGTTTAGTTTGTGCCATTTCGGTACATACAGGGGATTTTTTAACCTATTTCATGGAGTGAGGGTTATGATATTCCTGATGCTGGTAGGGTTAACCCACGTGTCGGCAACGGCTTCCAGTCAGAATGCGGTCATTAGTCTGAAATTAAAAGATGTCAGCTTGGAAGAGGCCGTCCGAAGTGCGGAAAAACAATTAAAACAGGATTTCTTTTTTAATAAACAGGAGATTGATGTGAATAAGAAAGTGTCCGTTGATCTGGAGAATGCCTCGGTAGCCGATTTCGTTCGTTTGGTATTCGGACAGAATTTCGGATACGAATTGGTCGATAACGTGATTGTTGTTTCCCGGAAACCGGCAACACAGGTAAACGTGAAATCCGTGGAGATCTCGGGTAAAGTGGTGGACAAGGACAACGCTCCGCTACCGGGGGTAACCGTGCTGGTGAAAGGTACCAGTTTGGGTACGGCCACGGATATAAACGGAACCTATAAATTGTCTATCCCGGATCAACAGTCGATCGTGTTGGAATTCTCGTTTGTCGGGATGAAAACAAAAACGGTGACTTACACGGGGCAGAAGGAGATCAACGTGGTGTTGGAAGAGGATGTGAGTGAAATGGAAGAGGTGGTTGTGACCGGTTACCAGAAGATTGAACGTCGTAAGTTGACGTCTTCAATTACTACGGTGGATATGGACCGTTTGCGTATGGTGAATCAGCCGAGTATTGATAAATTATTACAAGGACAGGTACCGGGAATGACCATCGTGAGTACTTCAGGGGCTCCGGGAGCCGTTCCACAAATACGAATTCGGGGAACCTCCACGATTAGTGGTAACGTTCAGCCGTTATGGGTGGTTGACGGAATTATTCTTGAAGATCCGGTGGATGCCAATGTCGATGATCTTCTGAACAATAGAAATTTGATCGCATCCGGTATCGGGGGCGTGAACGTGGATGATATTGAATCGATCAACGTTTTGAAAGATGCCGCAGCAACAGCTATTTACGGTACACGAGCAGCCAATGGTGTTATCGTGATTACTTCTAAAAAGGGTACGGCCGGTAAAACTCGGGTAACTTACAATGGAAGTATCACGATGGGTATGCGTCCGAAATTGAAAGATGCTTACATGATGAATTCAAAAGACCGTATTGATGTGAATATGGAGATGTTAGCGCAAGGTTTGTTAAAGGCTTCTTCCAACGGGGCCGGGCAATATGGAACGGTTTCCGATTTCGAGCGTTATTTTATAGACGTGCATGATCATAAAATGACTTGGGAGCAGTTTCAAGATAGAGTGAATCAGTTGGAAACGGTGAATACCGATTGGTTTAAGTATCTTTTCCGGAATTCGATAACTCATCGCCACAGTATTAGTATTTCTGGGGGATCGGAAAACACGACGTTCTATCTTTCCGGTAGTTATATGGATGAGCAGGCAACTGCCAAAAGTGTGGGAATGGATACTTACACGATGGCGGCAAAGGTGTTCACCAAGTTAAGACATAATTTACGTATCGGGGGAATGTTGGACGTGAATATGCGTAACAACAAGAGTTTCTTCGCTTCCGATTCACGTGAGAATCCCTACGAATGGGCGATCTACACGACCCGGGCTCATAATGCCTATGACGAGAATGGTGATTTCAATTATATGTATTATAATGATCTGAAATTTAATTTTCTGGAAAACAGGGAACAAAGTTGGAGAAAATCCAAGAGTTTTGGGTTGAAGGGAACCGTAGACATCGAGTGGAAGATATTGCCGGATCTGACTTTCACCAGTTTGTTCTCGTTCTCGAAATCAAACACGACCGACGTGGACGTGGCAACCGAGGATAGTTATTTTGTGCGTGCCCGTCAAAAGGATATGCAGGATAACACCACTTTTGAGCCGGTATGGCACGATGGTGGATACCGCCAGAGCAAAGGAACGAATAATAGTTCCATCACATTCCGTAACCAGATATCTTATATGCCGGTTATCAATGAAGATCACCGTTTTGACGTGATGGTAGGCCAGGAAATACGAACTTCTAAATATGAAGAGGAGAAAATCCAAATTTATGGTTACGCTCACGATCGGGGGCATCAACAAATTCTACAATTGGATTTGATGGCTAAATTAGGCGTTCCTTACTGGACGGAAAGTATGAATGAAACGGCTGCCGTTTCTTGGTTTGGAGTGGCCGGTTACACGTATAAGAATCGTTACACGGTGAGTTTCAATGCCCGTACGGATGGTTCTAATCGTTTTGGATTGAAAACGAATGACCTTTTCCAGCCGCTTTGGTCGGTCGGGTTTAATTACCAGGTGAAAGAGGAAAATTTTTTGAAAGATGTGCAGTGGTTGACCTATCTAACGCTGAAAGGTTCTTACGGAAGCCAGGGAAACGTGGCAGATGCTTATTCAGATTTGGTAGCTAAAGTTGGTACTATTGATGCAATTAAGAAAGAGAATTATTTGGTTATTGATGCTCCGAAAAATCCCAATTTGAAATGGGAGAAGAATTATTCTACCAATCTGGCTTTGGAGTTCGGACTCTTTAATCGTAGAATTGCCGGAACATTGGAATACTACTATAAGAAAGGTGTCGATTTGCTTGGAAAAAAACAAGTGTCTTTAGTTTCCGGGTTCCCGTCAGTTTCTGTAAACTGGGCATCCATGAAGAATACCGGTTGGGAGTTCTCGTTAAACACGATTAATATAGACACTCATGGCTTCCGCTGGACTTCTAATTTCAACTTCGGTTATAATTACAACGAGATTCTGGATGTTTATTCAACGCCTACGTATGGCTCCATGACAAATGCCCAACGGACGGATTACGCTTCGGCTGCAATCGTGGGTAAACCGATTAACGGGTTATGGTCTTATAAATATGCGGGATTGAACGAGGAGGGACGTGCCCAGTTCTATAACGAAAAAGGGGAAAAGGTTCTGAAAGGGATGAATAATATTGAAGGGTTGGTGTATTCCGGTACAACAATGCCTTTAGTGCAAGGTGGTTTTACCAACACGTTCATGTATAAAAATGTGACATTGTCAGTATTGTTGGTTGGAAACTTCGGAAACGTGATTCGTTTGAGAAATATGACGGATGGGCAAGCATTTGCTTACCCGGCAGCAACACAGAATATGTCTAAAGAATGGGCCTCTAGGTGGAGAAAACCGGGAGACGAGGCTTTCACGGATATTCCGAGACTGGAGGCGAACGAGTTTGATGATGCCGTTTTCTATCCTTACCCGTCAAACGGAACGATGTATAATAATAGTGACCTGAGAACCGTGAAGGGGGATTTCGTGCGGTTGCAGAATATATCCTTGAGTTATGACTTGAATCTGAAAAAATTACGGGATTTGGGAATTCAAAACATTCGTTTTATGTTGCAAGGGAATAACCTGCACGTGTGGAAAAATTCGAAGTTGAAAGGACAAGATCCTGAGGCAACGGGAGCTATCATGAAATATGGGTCAACGAGTAGTGCCAATGTTTCTTTCGGGAACACGTATCTGCCTTTATCTCGTACTTACTCGTTTTCGCTATCTGTACAATTTTAA